The DNA segment TAGTTTGTGTTAGCTAACATGTTGTGAAGGGATCGTCAGTCGGCCACCGTCAGAACAACAACCGGGGCTGTGTTGGTGGCTGTGTATGAACGCCACCCATTTTTCTGAGTGAAATATCCGCATAAACATTCATTACAGTTTCTCCCCTCCGCTGTACTAAGTGTAACTTACTTGTACACATCAAATATATCAGTGATATTGGCAGGCGGCTAGCATCTGTAACACAGCTCCGTTTAACTGCCTTGAAAAACTCTGAAATagtagaacaataaaataaaacgtcAATTCACCTAGTATACTGTAACATCGTGAAACACGTTCATTCCTATATAACATTATAAGCTAACAAGCATGCTAACCGTAACTGTTTTCCTgtagaaatggtaaatggactagttcttatatagcgcttttccactcttctgagcactcaaagcgctttacacaacttgtgcagtcacccattcacacccattcgcacaagcacaactgacattcacacacattcatactccgatggatgcatcggagagcaattttgGGTTagtccaaggatatttggcatgcagactaggggaagccaggactcgaaccaccaaccttccgatcagtagatgacctgctctaccacctgagctacagccaccctaggAGACACCAAACGATTTCTCTTTTTGTTACTCACCTTCTGCTCTTCCATTAATAAAATAGCATCTTCGGGACCCCTCGGCCACGCAAAAAATCACTTATATCCACCATATTTAGTGAATTAGTTCTCCACCTGCCAAACTGGACACATCGCTGTCACTGAAGCTGGAAGCCTGCAGGTGCCCACCTcaaaattctgagattaaagtcagaattctgagaaaaaagtcagaattctgagattgaAGTCataattctgagattaaagtcagaatccttttttttttccagtggccctaatcctcttccgtagaTTTGTGCTCATCTaatgtcatttatttacaattttcaTTTGTGGATATAGATTATTAAATACCGTCACTAGTTTGTATACAGCGTTGcatacagcgctttgagtactccaggagagtagaaaagcgctatataagaatcagtccatttaccatttatgagTGGTAGAAATGATTAGTGGTAGAAATAATTGTGTCATtatcagtgatgggaataacagtAACTAATCTGAATAATTACCATTTCTATCATTAAAACgctgttactaacaagaaaatgcggtgtGGACtcattactatttttcaacacagACGATTgtgctgctgattggctgaggaagaataaaataGTCAAGGTAAACCAACCgcatgaccaatttaagatgACATAGTAACAAGATGCTTTCAACCCAAAACAACCCCGATTCTCCATTTTTGTataaaaagtgtggacttcaaactatatactagtttttaaattgtgttgataggctataaaaccagagttatgaaaaaaatatatacgtAAAGCTTTTTCCTGAATACtattgttgtttatatttactgggGGAAAAACggtaaatcaaataaaaaaaaaataatacggCATCATGGCATTTGATTGTTTAGAAAGGCGGAGAAGTTTTATGAGTGATGGcagcgaaagagagagagagcaaaagagcgagagagagaaagaaagttttgagatgtgaaagAATTGTGActtttagcgtgtttggagtttaaagttagtgttttgtgttgtgaaGTTAGTGAGTAGTGTAGTCGATAGTTTTGTTGTCACACAGGCAAAGTCACACAGGTTCAAGGATGCATCACTGCCACGCAGTGGCTCCAATATGGAGGTGCCTTTATTTACAAACTATAAAACATCGACATTTCATATCAGAATAACATCTGTACTGTTTGAAATCCACGTAAAACACATCAGTGGTATTTTATTGGTGTTGTTTGAATCACTCTCACACAGAGATGTTTTCCAGCTGCTAACTTCATTCATGCAGCGTTAGAGTTGAACAGATTTAGAAGAcagaagtgtttgtttttatttacattaataAATGAGTAACGTTAAAGTTTTAGAAACAACTTTACTCTGATTTAAAATGTCCTGTTGATCAGTCTCATGATGAATCTTCATGTCTCTGTCATGATCAGTTTTTTGAGTAGAAGAAGATTGATTTGTTTCATTAAACTAAAACCTATGAAAATACCATAATCATTCAGATCAACAGAAACATGGAGTGTGTTTGTGCGCAGACCAGTGTTGGAGTCCACAGTCATCTCCTCTCTGGTCAGAGCAGCGGACTGCAGATTCACCCACTTCCTGTAAGCAGACTGTCGTTATTGGACATCAGGCTGAGCTCTCAACAACCAGTTGCACAGTGAAGCCCTGAGCTTTACATCATGCAGTAGCAGGTGAACAGCCTGTGAGACAGTCTCATTCTTCCGTCTTATTTTGGATCGAATAGGCATTTGCTGGGAAGGTCTATGCCATCCCGCTCACCTCTTTCCTGCACACGTTGTCTTCACCGCCTTTTGTGCCAAGGCTGAGTGACCTAAGCATCTCTACTGGCAGGTGATGTATCACTGAGGTTGTGTTGTGCCAGTGCACCTCAGCCGTCTTAGATCATGTGTCTGCAGCAGGTTTTTCCTCAACGGGTCTAAAGATCAGCTTCATAaatgattttctgtttgtttgtgaaatCTGATCATTCGCCCCATCAAAATAGAGAAACCTCTGTGTGGCAGCCATCTTTTTTTGGGTCAAGACAGCAAACAGAATCTGAAGGTTTGTGATTGTCGTCACAAAGCCGAGGATTCAAAGCAGAGATACGCCGTCAGATTCCCGAGctcctgggccctgtttcaggaagccggtttagtggaaaaactgagtaagtataccctgagttaacgaaaactctgggttttcggtttcacaaagcgagttcagctgcagcctgagtgagtcactatgacgacacacgccgtgaagctaacctgccccctagcaggtttactacaactaaccctgactgtctccgcccctttgtcggaaacctgacagtaggaagtgtcggacatggcgtgccacttccttgaagagccagtagatcgtgaagccccaattctccgcagagctctccgccgggagagagtgatcagagcgcgtttggacattttatcatttcctgatgattttctgtgcgaacgttaccgtgtctcagcacaatctataagttatttggataacatcctcaggccatatattacgcatgtgacacatcgtggacattctctcagttctgtacatattatttgtattgcacttcggtttcttgcaaacgggagctttctgtataatattggtgacgctgagcacgtttccaaggctaccgtctgtcgggcagtcaggaatgttacagttgcactgaaacgtctcctgtactcgtctgtggtgttccccggtcacagacccacaagatttatcaaagagggatgccacaaaattgcaggtatcaggatgaccaaaacttaatgtatgatgtggtgatacttggactactacttaaattttacatttattttcagggttcccaggcgtgattggctgtacagatggcactcacattccaatcattgctccttcagtaaatgaaggagactatgtgaacaggaagtctttccacagcattaatgtacaggtacatagttccctgtagcatttcaaactaacaaattatttcattatagtaatggatgctaatttgtgttctctgcactgtgaagatcatatgtgatgctgccaacattatcacaaatgtggaagccaagtggccaggctctgtccatgactcacaaatattccgtgaatgtacactgagcacaaaatttggacatggtgagttgagaatactttaaaatatataaagaccaattgcttcagggacatttgaactgaagtgtacccttctgtcttaggagagttcactggctacttgcttggtgatagggggtatccatgtttaccctctgttgcttcctcctctgtaacagctgtcaatgtttcttcattattttcctgtagtaaagaaatagacaacattgctgttctactgtaaactcatataatctgtggagtattactcacaactgcatgttggtctggctcaacaggaggctgcaccagatgcagtacaccatcaccatcaactgatagaatatgaggtttatacaggtcacttataacttacaagggaccaaatggcaattaacaaacataccaagcaccttacacttcattgtcattatgctctcaaagacaaccaagactgaggcaaggcaaaatcagtaggaaaataacttcactacaaaataatccattatggtaaagagtttatcaaatgaatgagtagcactgcaaaggtgactgtgaagaaaggatgtatgcacatcatgtattattttgaatttaccccctatgtaggcacttgtgtcttgcggggttattgactcagaggatgtccccgcagagatgccttcggccacagggcgcccactgttttggctgagggccaactgctcagcctctgtgagtggtggtggtggaggacccccacctgtttttcgggcctccactttttttctgttggctataacgggccacatttgagcatacagagtaagcaaatatgtacttgtaatgtgctcagataatttcaataagtgcttacagaaagaaaattaatgtaacctctaactgcaattgatttacatcggacaaacagaccaagcactatggctcataatacaattacaccttacctgtttggactatatttttatatttcatttttacttgctgccaggaacgtttggggcctgttgggttgcacctgcgctcacatcacatcacaaaataaaatgtataaaataacaaataaaataacatatgataaaataacgtgttaaatgggtggaaatccctagatcaatgtttaaattaacactcacgcattgactctgtcggctatgttttgccatgcatgctccctttcttttgcagctgtggctgtgttacttttttccgcggaatttgcatgttatcggcatatgctgccatcagaatttcggcctcaagcgctgtgaaatacattgaccgcgccttctttccctccgtctccatggtgactcgcttaatctgtgctccactaatcagggctttatgtatcctcgtccgcgcgcttcacttggggttaaagcaactccgcgttgattgaactaattgttatcagcctttctgaaaccgaatattccgagttggacagttcggggttactcaaccgtgagtgtcgtttttcactctgagttttccaaaccggcttcctgaaacagggccctggaaTCCTATGTGGAGACAAACTTGCTGTTTGACAGGAAGTAGGAGAGGCCGCACATTTTCATGCCTCAGTTAATGACCTGAAAATCCGGCTTCCCGTTTGCAGGACTGAGATAAATAAATCTGGATTTACCAAAATACCAAGGTGTGACTTCAGGAACAACGCTATTTGTAAAGCTGTCAGAGCTCAGTGTGGACGGCTAATCTCAGACAGATTGATGCAGTTGGTTAGAAatcatttaatatttgtttacagGAAATAAACTCTAATTAAATGAAAGTTACAGTGCGCCACCATGTGATACAGAAAAGAACAGGCCAAAGCAGCTGGTGGTAGTTACTCAAGCTAACTCAGATCAGCTGGAGAGAAAGACACTAAATTAACATCAGTGGTACTGAAAGCAGCTGTAGATAATCTTACATCTATGCAAATATTTGGTTCAGATGAAAACAGTTTGATGATGCCCTCAGGTGCATGACTGTCATCactgacaaatgaaaacaatttaACCTGATTTATTTCATTCTGTTACAGAAAATagagaatgaaacaaaaataaatacagcagaAGGTTTGGATCAAATCCAGCTCAGCATTTCCAAACATCAGTGGTTTTTACACCTGCATCAagatttgtgtgtctgcagagtCCCAGCAGACATGTGACGGACACAGGTCCTCCTCCTCAGACTCACCTGACCACACACTCAGGTGTAGTCAAGTCAGGTGAGTCGCACCTGTGACACGTTCATTGCCCCCCTCTTGAACTGTGGTGTAACATGGCCTGGCGGCAGAGGCGGAGAGCACCACCTGAAGTCAGAAACAATAAAGTGAAAACTGTGCTGCCACATTAGAAACACATctaagtgatgtcacattcctgttGTCGCTCTGTCACACTGACCTCTGCATTCAGCTTCCTTCTCTTCACATCGTCATACACATGAAACATCAGCAGCTCGCAGGTCTTCTTGTGATCTCAGCCTGCATTCGAGCCACAGCACAGAACACCAACCCTCTCTGCTCGAGGGCTAGCATCTGTAACTGATCTGGGACTCGTGTGCCAAAGCGTTATTAAAAAGGACTCGACTCCTCAGCAACTGACAGTGTGTTTGTCACATTCAGACTGACCCAAGGACCTACCTCTCACAGCCAGCAGCTGACCTTTGGCCTCCAACATGCAGTTGGATCACAAACTCTTTTGACTCAGTCAAACCTCAGAGAGGTGTTGTGAGTCATATTGCAGGTTCTGCTTTCATTCTGGTGTCTGAAGAGGTCCAGCCCACAAAGCAGATCTTCAGTCTGTCAGTCCTTCTGCAGCTCCCCCGTGTGGACAGACGCTGAACCAGTTTTTCACAAAGTGTGACTAGCAGCATCAGCCTCACAGCTTCCTGTAGAGAACAGGTGCCAaactcgagggccagtgtcctgaaacttttaaatgtgtccctgctgcaacaTACCAGAATTAAAATtggtaggtcattagcaagactatagaacttgactgcatgctgaggagGCAATTCAGGCCATGTCCACACTTAtacgttttcgtttgaaaacacatctttttctcttcgttttggccttccgtccacactgagacttCATTTTTGGTCAAGGAAAACGCTGTGTTTTGAAAACACTTTCCAAACCGGATATATTTGAAAATGCCGTTTTCatgtcgcagtgtggacagtgaATCACACTGTGGTGACACTGTGGTAaaacgatgacacattttagtcatgtgatgcagtcatgtgaccaattaaattaaacttaggctacgttcacactgcaggcgaaagcgcatcaaatctgacttttttgaccctatgcgacccatatccgatcatgctatgacagtgtgaacagcacaaatccgatatttttaAATCCGATcagggtcactttcgtatgtggtactgaatccgatacatatctgatgttttagaaagcgactgctgtttgaatggtcatgtcgcattaaatccgtcttttacgtcactgacacaagacagatgccaattatcagcgcctgAAAAGCACCCGAtaagacatcgtgaacgcttcttggtcatcccgtgtagatgttagtgaaacgtACAGAAAAtgggaacattttatttgtactgtattatctgcagattctgacagacaTTTctaactatcctttgaagcaccgctcctctctaaaacagcaataaggataattattaggccatttgtaaataacaaaataactttataacttaaagcaaatttGGGAAAcataaagtccgaagtctttatattaagggccatcagtcaaacaatactgtttgggcTGGGTCTAAACaaagcgcgttgtgtgtgatgtcttcttttgcgcatgcgggctgctttgagggttcacactagagcttgtttgctgtcacattgtatttgtagtgtgaacaagcagagaaaaaaaaaaattggatttgatcaaaaaatcggaattgagcattaagccctgcagtgtgaacgtagcctaataTAGTGGAGGGTATTttcggccgtttcaatgtggacgcacaacgtgaaaacgatagtgtggacacagagcgttttcaaaagaaaacacagttttcaaatttatccgggctagtgtAGATATAGCctcagccatttgattcatgttacagcagctcataagtgaatgaacatggtgcaaCAAAAGTACTTTTAGAAGTACAATTTCccaaaaacttacatttatttaaatttacttgagtaaGGTTGGGGattgccacctcagcatgcagtcaagtctTGCTAATAACCTAATTTTaatcaggtgtgttgcagcagggacacatgaaaaagtttcaggacaccagccctcaagTTTGACACCTGTGCTCTACAGGAAGTTGTGAGGCTGAtgttgaggactggagtttgacaccctgcTGCAGAGGAACATTACAGACCCTCCTCTTGTGGATATTTTAATCCAAACAGAGACAAAAGTCTGGatttaacattttcagattCAAAGGTGATCTGACGGTGGAGATGGACATCTGCGGCCTTGTGTTGATGACATTCTgatcaaatgttatttttatgtctCATCTTCAGAATCTttagaaaaattaaaacaagtaTTTCTGAGTGAGATGCAGTTTCCTGGAaatatttcagaataaaagcctcACTAAACACTCAATTTGAAACAGGAAGCACTGAGGTTGCATGATCAACATCAATAAAAATCTTCAAAATAATTGTGATTATATTCCAATCAGATaggaaggtcaaaggtcagctgaATCTCAGAGCCCATGTGactgaaaaacatttatgtGGAGCATTTAAACACCAACACTGGACCCGTTTCCCGCTGGCCTTCAGTCAGAAACGATCACCGTTAACAAACCAATAATCAataacagctgcttcttctgtgGTATCCTGTCAGGAAACCACAGAAGCTAGAACACAGCTACAGGTGATCTCTGTGAAAAATGTGAGCATCAgtccaaacatcagctgatcaaTGAGCTGATCCTCCCTCAGCCCTGACATTAAAAACTTCGTGAAGCAGAGAAAAGATGAAGCTGCAGCTTGAGGAGGAGGTGCTGGTAAATAACACTGAGCCTTCATCCTCTGTGGGATGGAAACAGAGGCTCCACCCACACTCAGGTTCACTCTGTTTATTAAGAGTCGTggtcacaaacagaaaaacaacgcaagaagaagaacaaacagCTGACATCGCTAGCTTTACTTAAGACGACATTCGTTTACACCTGGGGTAACCAGGTGGACCCGCCACCTTGGTCAGATCCACCCGGTCCGACCTGAGCCGGCTTAAACTGGTCTAAACTGGTGAGGCATTAAAGGGGCATGTCCCTGACTTCTGTTAGTGCTGATTAGGTGAAAGTTGAATTAGTTTGAGTTCAGCTGGAGTTTGTTTGGTTTCAGGTCTTAGTCCACAGGAAACAGTCTCACTGTGAGCCAGACgagaagaagatgatgaggGGGGCAGGGCTGATTGTCCAAGCAGCCGCAGAATCATTTCATGGAGCTCATTCTGATTGGTTCTGATAGTCTGATTTACTCGAGCCTGTAACGACTGGTTGGTTCTGAGCAGCTGGATCCAGTCCGATTCCGTACTGCTGGCGAGCGAACACTTCGAGAGACTTGTAAGGCATAACAGGAGTTCTGAGGGTAAGAGTCGAGGTGACTGGTTCTAGTGTTTAGTTGTTGGATTTTTCATTGGCCGGTTCAGTCTGAGGGGGGGTTTGTGACCTTCCGTGCCGGCCCGCCCCTCACACATCGCCGTGAGTTTGACAGGAAGGACGGAGTGTTACAGTAAAGGCACCAATCACAGAGTGCGTGGGACGGTGACAGAGCGAGGAAGCCGTAACAGGCTTTAGTATTCTGGGAAACATCCAAGCGTGAGGCAGCGCACCCTTGCAAACAGGAATTTCTCTCCACGCAGGTCACAGGGGTACCGTTTCAGCAGATATACTAGTTTGTATTTCCTCTGGAGATCACACTGCGAGCAGCACAAGCGCTAACCGTGGGTGTGGGCGGAGCTTCGACGGACTCATTTTAATCAGTTACTATAACGTTTTTAGGTTGTGATGACGTCAGTTTAGCGTGTACGTGCTGAACCTGAACTCTAGGATCCATGAAGGTCCGCAAGTCCTCCACTTGGTCCATTGGACGGAAATGCTACGGTCGACTCGTTCAGACCTGAGCTGTAACGGGTGGAGGGTGGTGCCTCCTCTACGCGACTGCGAGATTCCTGCTCTTTGATACGAGCAGCTGATTGGCCATCACAGCTGTCAGATATCATACATGCAATTAtaacttaataaaaataatgtttaactATAAAAACGATCAGTGCCGTCAGCTGAGAGCGTGATTGGTCGTGCAGGCACCAGCTGACGGCACGTCACCTTCATGGTTTGTTTagagaacagagcagctgcgtcTAGACCTGCAGCCAGTTTCAGGTAACGTCTTAAAACAGAAGCTCAGAGCGCTGCAGAACCACCGCAGCTCACACCGGCCTGTGACGGCGCCAGTTTCAGTAACTCCTGACGGTTTTGAATCAGCCAGAAATGTCGCTAAAGCGTGAGTTCATAGGGGTCGTCTGATTGGTGGGTTTCTGTGGATTACTTTTGGACCTGAAATGTGATTAAAGCTCAGAGAAGGCCACATGACCACATCAGTCTGAGGCCGCGATTTGAACCGTGCACTCTGCGAGTCGGAATTTAAGGCAACATGGCGCCTCGTTGCTCTGAAAATCACGCAAGGGCAGTTTTGAGTTTCAGCTcgtgtttaaacatttaaaaaaaagaacaacaggaaACGTGAGCTCTGGGCGACCAATCAGATTTTACGATGGGTTCAGTTATTTGTAATCTGTTTCCTGGCGTGTAATTCATTGTGCAGCTCATTTTGGCCTTTAATTTTGTCAAGGGTTAATCTCACAAAGCCCCacgaggcgactgctgttgtgactgTGTGCCGTAGGTTTGCgtaaaataaagttcaattgaattgaattgaaggaTAAAACAACTGTTTGTGCTCTAAACAGCTTTCCTCCTCCCTCCAGAAAAGGTCTACCTCTCTCGCCACCAAGTTCAGCTCCAATATGGCAGACAGAAGCTTCCTGTCACGCACGGTGACTACACCGTCATCATGGAGAGAGGCAGGCAGTGGGTGGAGCCTGTGTGCCACCGCCCACCTCCCGCTCTCCATGTATGGACAAATAGCAGTCGGTTTCTAGGCAGCATGCTGTTTGCTATTTATTCAGAATCAGCTCTAACACGAGGCTTCCTGTCCTCAGGTATCTACCAACCCACCAGCTTCCTGTTGCGCAAAGCCTCAAGCGGACAGAAGTCACTAAGGCGCGGCTGGACCCGCAGCTCGCAGTGTGACACCCGGTTAGTTTGCGTACGGCTTCAAAGTGCAGTTCAGTCTTTTTGGTGTTCAAGTGCATTCTTTGTTCTCACATTTATGGCTTCTTAGTAACAGACTCGTGGACATGGCAGCAGCGCTGTTATAGTCTCTTGGTGTGTTTGGAGTTATAGTGGCTCCGCATGTCTTTGCGCAGGCGGAACTTCTCACCGCACACGCCACAGATGTACAGGTGGACATCCATGTGCTTCTCCAGCTGTTCGCCACCCGGGAAGATCTGGAAGCACACCTGGCAGATGGTTTCTCCGGCTGACAGGTGGGAGATCATGTGACGCACGTGGTCGTGTTTGAGGAAGGTCCCCTGGTCACACACGGGGCACACGTAGCGCGCCATTCCTTTATGCATGTCAGTGTGGAGGCGGAGTTGGCGCTCGCGCAGGAACTGCTTGCCACAGGTCTGGCAGGTGAACTGCTTCTCCTTGGTGTGGACAGTGTAGTGCTCGCGCAGGTGGCAGCGCTGGTAGAAGCCTTTGCCACAGATGCTGCAGAAGTGTTTGCGGCGGTGATCGGGCTCGCCGCCTTCCTCCAGCATGGTGGGCCGAAACAGCTCCTGGTCGTGGCAGGATAGAGCGTGCTCCAACGCCAGGCTCTCGTTCTGGAACAGCAGGCCGCAGTGCGGACACGCCAGGTCGGCTGCCTCCAGCAGCCCCTCCTCCATCCCATGCGGCTCCTCCAGCAGGGACGCCTCATCCTCGCCATGGGAGTCCGACTCAGCTCCATGGGATTCACCGCAGCGCTCGGCATGCTCCTGCAGCTGCCGGCCTTTGATCAACACCTGGCCGCACCTGCCGCAGGCACATATATGCCCCATGTGGTTGGACAGATAGTGCGCGGACTTGTCCTCCTCCAATAACAGAGCGCCACACACCTCGCAGGGCGTGCCGTCAGCGTCCTGCTTCTCGTCTTTGACCTTCTGGAGTTTGACGGGGATGCCGGAATCATTGCCTTCGAAAGGCTCGCTGCTGTTTTCCAAACCGGAGACACCGGGCTCGGGGTCCGATTGCGTTTTCTCCCTCAGCGCTGCATCACCGAAGCGTGCACTAAAATCTCTGGCGGCATGCTCGCCAACACGGACCACCTCGATCTCAGGGAACATGCTCTCTTCTGGTTCGGTCTTGATGCTCCTGGTGGACCCAGGCTCGCCGTCTGGTCCGCCTAGGACTGACCGGGCAGTCTTGGCCTCAGGCCAGTCGTCCTCACCTTTACAGACAACCCGGTGTTCCTCCACGCTCTCTGAGGCGGAGCTCTCTGCTTTACTTGAGTCGTTGTCACCCTCAGTGTTGCCTCGGGGTGGGTGGAAGGCTTTGCGGTTGGTACACGTGAGGATATGCTCGATTAGAAGCTTCTCGCAGCTGAACACGAAGCCACAGTCGTCGCAAGTGTATGTGCGACCGAACCTAGGGCGGTCCTTCAGAGTTGAACTCCTACCACCTGACCGCTTCCTCAGGTCACATGGTTGCTCGCCTGCTCCGTCTAAAACTGGCGCCGCCACAATCAGAGGAGCGGTTGCTGCCTCTTCAGTCGTGGCTGGCCTGCCAACTGCAGCAGGAACAGCAGGAACAGCCGGACGCCCCGTGCTGCTAGTGACGGCCTTCGGCAGACGCTCCCCTTCAGGTGCGGCGGGCCGCTGCTGTTCGTACATGCGCACGCCAAACATCATCTTCCCGCCAGCAGGCCCGGCGGAGGAGCTGGatgaggaggcagaggaggacgGCGTGATGTTGGAGCTCCTGATGTCCCTCAGGTCCTCCAGCGAGTCAGGGATGTAGTACATCTGCAGATATGCCATGGACGCTTTCAGCTCCTCAAACTCGTAACTGCCCACAACGATGCGCCCGAGGTACATGAGCTGCAGGATGAGGTCGAAGCACTCGGCACTGATCTGCATGTTGCTCAGGTCCAGGCGGCCCGCTCCCTGCTGGTCCCGGATGAACATCATCCTGAAGTAGGAGCTGCAGGCCGCCAGCACCGCCTTGTGAGCCCGGAAGTAGATGTCGCCGATGGCGATGAGGCAGTCGCACAGGAAGCCCCACTCGCGCTGGTTGTTGAGTTGCTGGAGGACGTGATCGCTGTGGCTCGGCCTTGCCATCGCCCTGTGGAcaacagaggaagacagagtcAGAATTTATGAGGCAGCAAGGTCGTCTGCGGTCGACTTTCATAACGTGTGAGCTGGCACGGGACAGTCGGGCCTGATATGATTCATCAGCAACTCTGACTTTAATTAGAGCCACAAGTTCACACACCGAGCACGCTCAGATCAGCTCCCAGCTTCACTTACAGCACTGCAGTGATGAATCAGTATTTCCTTCTCAAGAACACACTGCTCAGATTTAacatgcacgcgcacacacacacacgatggcAGGTCTACTTCTCACCTTTCTAAACTCACTGTGGGGGAGGATGCTTCACCTCCCGTTGGCTATTCTCACAGTAAGTGACcccccccctcacacacacacctaccctGTTATGTGACAGATGTGTTTGTATTGCAggatagggctgccacaaacgattattctgatag comes from the Astatotilapia calliptera chromosome 15, fAstCal1.2, whole genome shotgun sequence genome and includes:
- the zbtb1 gene encoding zinc finger and BTB domain-containing protein 1, whose protein sequence is MARPSHSDHVLQQLNNQREWGFLCDCLIAIGDIYFRAHKAVLAACSSYFRMMFIRDQQGAGRLDLSNMQISAECFDLILQLMYLGRIVVGSYEFEELKASMAYLQMYYIPDSLEDLRDIRSSNITPSSSASSSSSSAGPAGGKMMFGVRMYEQQRPAAPEGERLPKAVTSSTGRPAVPAVPAAVGRPATTEEAATAPLIVAAPVLDGAGEQPCDLRKRSGGRSSTLKDRPRFGRTYTCDDCGFVFSCEKLLIEHILTCTNRKAFHPPRGNTEGDNDSSKAESSASESVEEHRVVCKGEDDWPEAKTARSVLGGPDGEPGSTRSIKTEPEESMFPEIEVVRVGEHAARDFSARFGDAALREKTQSDPEPGVSGLENSSEPFEGNDSGIPVKLQKVKDEKQDADGTPCEVCGALLLEEDKSAHYLSNHMGHICACGRCGQVLIKGRQLQEHAERCGESHGAESDSHGEDEASLLEEPHGMEEGLLEAADLACPHCGLLFQNESLALEHALSCHDQELFRPTMLEEGGEPDHRRKHFCSICGKGFYQRCHLREHYTVHTKEKQFTCQTCGKQFLRERQLRLHTDMHKGMARYVCPVCDQGTFLKHDHVRHMISHLSAGETICQVCFQIFPGGEQLEKHMDVHLYICGVCGEKFRLRKDMRSHYNSKHTKRL